From Ignavibacteria bacterium:
AACTGCAAACACATCGCCGACAATACCGTAATCAGCAATTTGAAATATCGGCGCATCTTTATCTTTGTTGATGGCAACAATACATTTTGAACTCGACATTCCTGCGAGATGCTGCACTGCGCCGGAAATTCCACACGCAACATACAGCGACGGCGAAACTGTTTTTCCCGTTTGTCCGACTTGTTCATCGTGCGCTCGCCAACCAGCATCAACCACAGCACGCGATGCTCCAACTGCTCCGCCAAACGCATCCGCAAGTTGTTCGATGAGCGTAAAATGTTCGGGACCTTTCATTCCTCTTCCGCCGGAAACAACAATGTTTGCTTCCGTTAAATCCGGTCTTCCGCTTGCAACAGAAGTCGAAATCGCTTTCACGGAAAAATCTGCATCGGAAAGTTCGAGAGAAATTTTTTCTACCGCTGTTGCATTTCCGTTTTGAGTTAATGCAGAAAAAACATTCGGTCGCAGTGAAAAAACTTTTGTCGCAGTTGTAACTTTTACATCAATCATTGCTTTGCCAGCATAGATGGGACGCGTTGCTACGATATCTCCATTCTCGACTTTCAATGCTGTGCAATCAGCGGCAAGTCCCGCTTCTAATTTTACTGCAACACGCGGCGACAAATCTTT
This genomic window contains:
- a CDS encoding electron transfer flavoprotein subunit alpha/FixB family protein, with the protein product MKILVFAEQREGNLKKSALEITSAGKMLATQLNAEVEVLLVGNNVASLASQLNGFGAVKILVGEDARLQTYSTTAYAKAIADVAKQRQANIVLLSASQMGKDLSPRVAVKLEAGLAADCTALKVENGDIVATRPIYAGKAMIDVKVTTATKVFSLRPNVFSALTQNGNATAVEKISLELSDADFSVKAISTSVASGRPDLTEANIVVSGGRGMKGPEHFTLIEQLADAFGGAVGASRAVVDAGWRAHDEQVGQTGKTVSPSLYVACGISGAVQHLAGMSSSKCIVAINKDKDAPIFQIADYGIVGDVFAVLPPLTQEIKKVTGL